One region of Equus caballus isolate H_3958 breed thoroughbred chromosome 23, TB-T2T, whole genome shotgun sequence genomic DNA includes:
- the KANK1 gene encoding KN motif and ankyrin repeat domain-containing protein 1 isoform X4: protein METRRRLEQERVTMQTPGEFRRPRLASFGGMGSTSSLSSFMGSGNHNPAMHQLQNGYQGNGDYGGYAPAAATTSSMGSSIRHSPLSSGISTPVTNVSPMHLQHIREQMAIALKRLKELEEQVRTIPVLQVKISVLQEEKRQLSSQLKNQRAACQNDVCGVRKRSYSAGNASQLEQLSRARRSGGELYIDYEDEEMESVEQSTQRIKEFRQLTADMQALEQKIQDSSYEASSELRENGQSQPPECRSVAVGADEHMDNIVVYHRGSRSCKDAAVGTVTETRNSGVSVTEAMLGVTTEADKEIELQQQTIEALKEKIYRLEVQLKETTHDREMTKLKQELQAAGSRKKVDKAMMAQPLVYSKMVEAVVQTRDQMAGSHVDMVDTCVGTSVQTNSIGISCQPDCENKVVGPELPMNWWIVKERVEMRDRCTGRSVETCDKSVGVDISVCETGSNTEESVKDLTLLKTNLSLKEVRSIGCGDCSVDVTVCSPKECTSRSMNTEDVSQVEAAVMAVPHTTSQHTNTILEQVNQFTNTETATLTESCTNTSLSTSDKQTSTQTVEMRTVAIGEGRVKDINSSAKTRSIGVGTVLSGTSGFDRPSAVKTKELGVGQININDNYLVGLKMRTIACGPPQLTVGPTASRRSIGVGDEPVGEFEESPQPQAPSRMMTGLDHYIERVQKLLAEQQTLLAENYSELAEAFGEPHSQIGSLNSQLISTLSSINSVMKSASTEELRNLDFPKTSLGRVTGNNLEYTCKCGSLQSGGLLNTQTSQHEREVGTADERPIGSQDAFLAQEGTLSPVNLTDDQIASGLYVCTNNESTLKSIMKKKDGNKDSNGAKKNLQFVGINGGYELSEKMLSACNLLKNNINDPKALTSKDMRFCLNTLQHEWFRVSSQKSAIPAMVGDYIAAFEAISPDVLRHIINMADGNGNTALHYSVSHSNFEIVKLLLDADVCNVDHQNKAGYTPIMLAALAAVEAEKDMRVVEELFGCGDVNAKASQAGQTALMLAVSHGRIDMVKGLLACGADVNIQDDEGSTALMCASEHGHVEIVKLLLAQPGCNGHLEDNDGSTALSIALEAGHKDIAVLLYAHVNFAKAQSPGTPRLGRKTSPGPTHRGSFD from the exons ATGGAGACCCGCAGAAGACTGGAACAGGAGAGAGTCACCATGCAGACGCCGGGTGAGTTCCGAAGGCCCAGGCTGGCCAGTTTTGGAGGCATGGGTTCCAcgagctctctctcctcttttatgGGTTCTGGAAACCACAATCCTGCCATGCACCAGCTTCAGAATGGATACCAAGGCAATGGGGATTATGGTGGCTATGCCCCAGCTGCTGCCACCACTTCTTCCATGGGGAGCTCTATCCGCCACAGCCCCCTGAGCTCAGGGATTTCCACTCCAGTGACCAACGTGAGCCCCATGCACCTGCAGCACATCCGTGAACAGATGGCCATTGCTCTGAAACGCCTGAAGGAGCTTGAAGAGCAGGTGCGAACCATCCCTGTGCTCCAGGTAAAGATCTCTGTCTTGCAAGAGGAGAAAAGGCAGTTGTCCTCACAGCTGAAAAACCAAAGAGCTGCATGCCAGAACGATGTCTGTGGTGTGAGGAAGAGGTCCTACAGTGCTGGGAATGCCTCCCAGCTGGAGCAGCTCTCCAGGGCCCGGAGAAGTGGCGGGGAATTATATATTGACTATGAGGACGAAGAGATGGAGAGTGTAGAGCAGAGCACACAGAGGATAAAGGAGTTCCGGCAGCTCACGGCAGACATGCAGGCCCTGGAGCAGAAGATCCAGGACAGCAGCTACGAGGCCTCCTCGGAGCTCAGGGAGAACGGGCAGAGCCAGCCTCCAGAGTGCCGGTCTGTGGCTGTGGGCGCTGACGAGCACATGGACAACATTGTCGTGTACCACAGGGGCTCCAGGTCCTGTAAGGATGCTGCTGTGGGGACAGTCACTGAGACCAGGAATTCTGGGGTCAGCGTGACAGAAGCCATGCTTGGAGTCACCACTGAAGCTGACAAAGAAATTGAGCTGCAGCAACAGACGATAGAAGCCTTAAAGGAAAAGATCTACCGCCTGGAAGTACAGCTTAAAGAAACCACCCATGACCGGGAGATGACTAAACTCAAACAAGAGCTGCAGGCTGCTGGATCGAGGAAAAAGGTTGACAAAGCCATGATGGCCCAGCCACTTGTTTACAGCAAGATGGTGGAGGCCGTGGTGCAGACGAGAGACCAAATGGCTGGCAGTCATGTGGACATGGTTGACACGTGTGTCGGGACCTCTGTGCAAACAAATAGCATAGGCATCTCGTGTCAGCCTGACTGTGAGAATAAAGTCGTGGGGCCAGAGCTGCCCATGAATTGGTGGATTGTTAAGGAAAGAGTGGAAATGCGTGATCGATGTACTGGGAGGTCTGTGGAGACGTGTGACAAGAGCGTGGGAGTGGACATCAGTGTGTGCGAAACAGGCAGCAATACAGAGGAGTCTGTGAAAGACCTGACACTCCTCAAGACCAACCTCAGTCTCAAAGAAGTGCGATCCATTGGTTGTGGAGATTGCTCTGTCGATGTGACTGTCTGCTCTCCGAAGGAGTGCACCTCCCGGAGCATGAACACGGAGGACGTTAGCCAGGTGGAAGCTGCCGTCATGGCGGTGCCTCATACCACCAGCCAGCACACCAATACGATTTTGGAACAGGTAAACCAGTTCACCAACACTGAGACAGCCACCCTTACAGAATCCTGTACCAATACCTCCCTCAGCACTTCGGACAAGCAGACCAGCACCCAGACTGTGGAGATGCGGACAGTGGCTATAGGAGAAGGCCGCGTCAAGGACATCAACTCCTCTGCCAAGACACGGTCCATCGGAGTTGGAACAGTGCTCTCAGGCACTTCTGGGTTTGACAGGCCATCAGCTGTGAAGACCAAAGAATTAGGTGTGGGGCAGATAAATATTAATGACAACTACCTAGTTGGTCTCAAAATGAGGACTATAGCTTGTGGGCCTCCCCAGTTGACTGTGGGGCCAACAGCCAGCAGGAGGAGCATAGGTGTTGGGGACGAGCCTGTAGGAGAGTTCGAGgagagcccccagccccaggctccatCTAGAATGATGACTGGCTTGGATCACTACATCGAGCGTGTCCAGAAGCTGCTGGCAGAACAGCAGACGCTGCTGGCTGAGAACTATAGTGAATTGGCAGAAGCTTTTGGGGAACCTCACTCACAGATTGGCTCCCTCAACTCGCAGCTCATCAGTACCCTATCGTCGATCAATTCTGTCATGAAGTCTGCAAGCACTGAGGAGCTGAGGAACCTTGACTTCCCAAAGACGAGCCTGGGTCGAGTCACAG GAAATAATTTGGAATACACCTGTAAGTGTGGAAGCCTTCAGTCAGGAGGACTGTTGAACACACAGACATCCCAGCATGAGCGAGAGGTGGGGACCGCAGACGAGAGGCCCATTGGCAGCCAGGATGCCTTCCTCGCTCAGGAAGGCACGCTGTCTCCAGTGAACCTGACAGACGACCAGATCGCCTCCGGCCTCTACG TATGTACAAATAATGAAAGTACACTGAAGTCCATCATGAAGAAGAAAGATGGTAACAAAGATTCAAACGGAGCCAAAAAGAAtcttcaatttgttggcattaaTGGAGG gtATGAATTAAGTGAAAAGATGTTGTCTGCATGCAACttactgaaaaataatataaatgaccCCAAAGCTTTGACCAGCAAGGATATG AGATTCTGTCTGAACACCCTCCAGCACGAGTGGTTCCGCGTGTCCAGTCAGAAGTCAGCCATTCCAGCCATGGTGGGGGACTACATAGCCGCTTTTGAGGCCATCTCCCCAGACGTCCTCCGTCACATCATCAACATGGCCGATGGCAATGGCAACACGGCCCTCCATTACAGCGTGTCCCACTCCAACTTTGAGATCGTGAAGCTGCTCTTGGACGCTG ACGTGTGTAACGTAGATCACCAGAACAAGGCGGGCTACACCCCCATCATGCTGGCAGCCCTGGCTGCCgtggaagcagagaaagacatGCGGGTTGTAGAAGAACTCTTTGGCTGTGGGGACGTCAACGCCAAAGCCAGCCAG GCGGGGCAGACAGCCCTCATGCTGGCGGTCAGTCATGGGCGGATAGACATGGTGAAGGGCCTGCTGGCCTGTGGGGCTGATGTCAACATCCAGGACGACGAGGGTTCCACTGCCCTCATGTGTGCCAGCGAGCACGGGCACGTGGAGATCGTCAAGCTGCTGCTGGCCCAGCCGGGCTGCAACGGCCACCTGGAGGACAAC GATGGCAGCACAGCGCTCTCCATAGCCCTGGAAGCAGGACACAAGGACATCGCCGTTCTTCTCTATGCCCACGTCAACTTCGCAAAAGCCCAGTCTCCG GGCACCCCCAGGCTTGGAAGGAAGACATCTCCTGGCCCCACCCACCGAGGTTCATTTGACTGA
- the KANK1 gene encoding KN motif and ankyrin repeat domain-containing protein 1 isoform X3: METRRRLEQERVTMQTPGEFRRPRLASFGGMGSTSSLSSFMGSGNHNPAMHQLQNGYQGNGDYGGYAPAAATTSSMGSSIRHSPLSSGISTPVTNVSPMHLQHIREQMAIALKRLKELEEQVRTIPVLQVKISVLQEEKRQLSSQLKNQRAACQNDVCGVRKRSYSAGNASQLEQLSRARRSGGELYIDYEDEEMESVEQSTQRIKEFRQLTADMQALEQKIQDSSYEASSELRENGQSQPPECRSVAVGADEHMDNIVVYHRGSRSCKDAAVGTVTETRNSGVSVTEAMLGVTTEADKEIELQQQTIEALKEKIYRLEVQLKETTHDREMTKLKQELQAAGSRKKVDKAMMAQPLVYSKMVEAVVQTRDQMAGSHVDMVDTCVGTSVQTNSIGISCQPDCENKVVGPELPMNWWIVKERVEMRDRCTGRSVETCDKSVGVDISVCETGSNTEESVKDLTLLKTNLSLKEVRSIGCGDCSVDVTVCSPKECTSRSMNTEDVSQVEAAVMAVPHTTSQHTNTILEQVNQFTNTETATLTESCTNTSLSTSDKQTSTQTVEMRTVAIGEGRVKDINSSAKTRSIGVGTVLSGTSGFDRPSAVKTKELGVGQININDNYLVGLKMRTIACGPPQLTVGPTASRRSIGVGDEPVGEFEESPQPQAPSRMMTGLDHYIERVQKLLAEQQTLLAENYSELAEAFGEPHSQIGSLNSQLISTLSSINSVMKSASTEELRNLDFPKTSLGRVTGNNLEYTCKCGSLQSGGLLNTQTSQHEREVGTADERPIGSQDAFLAQEGTLSPVNLTDDQIASGLYVCTNNESTLKSIMKKKDGNKDSNGAKKNLQFVGINGGYETTSSDDSSSDESSSSESDDECDAIEYPPEEEEEEEEDEDTRGMAEGHHAVNVEGFKSTRVEDEMQVQECEPEKVEIRERYELSEKMLSACNLLKNNINDPKALTSKDMRFCLNTLQHEWFRVSSQKSAIPAMVGDYIAAFEAISPDVLRHIINMADGNGNTALHYSVSHSNFEIVKLLLDADVCNVDHQNKAGYTPIMLAALAAVEAEKDMRVVEELFGCGDVNAKASQAGQTALMLAVSHGRIDMVKGLLACGADVNIQDDEGSTALMCASEHGHVEIVKLLLAQPGCNGHLEDNDGSTALSIALEAGHKDIAVLLYAHVNFAKAQSPGTPRLGRKTSPGPTHRGSFD; encoded by the exons ATGGAGACCCGCAGAAGACTGGAACAGGAGAGAGTCACCATGCAGACGCCGGGTGAGTTCCGAAGGCCCAGGCTGGCCAGTTTTGGAGGCATGGGTTCCAcgagctctctctcctcttttatgGGTTCTGGAAACCACAATCCTGCCATGCACCAGCTTCAGAATGGATACCAAGGCAATGGGGATTATGGTGGCTATGCCCCAGCTGCTGCCACCACTTCTTCCATGGGGAGCTCTATCCGCCACAGCCCCCTGAGCTCAGGGATTTCCACTCCAGTGACCAACGTGAGCCCCATGCACCTGCAGCACATCCGTGAACAGATGGCCATTGCTCTGAAACGCCTGAAGGAGCTTGAAGAGCAGGTGCGAACCATCCCTGTGCTCCAGGTAAAGATCTCTGTCTTGCAAGAGGAGAAAAGGCAGTTGTCCTCACAGCTGAAAAACCAAAGAGCTGCATGCCAGAACGATGTCTGTGGTGTGAGGAAGAGGTCCTACAGTGCTGGGAATGCCTCCCAGCTGGAGCAGCTCTCCAGGGCCCGGAGAAGTGGCGGGGAATTATATATTGACTATGAGGACGAAGAGATGGAGAGTGTAGAGCAGAGCACACAGAGGATAAAGGAGTTCCGGCAGCTCACGGCAGACATGCAGGCCCTGGAGCAGAAGATCCAGGACAGCAGCTACGAGGCCTCCTCGGAGCTCAGGGAGAACGGGCAGAGCCAGCCTCCAGAGTGCCGGTCTGTGGCTGTGGGCGCTGACGAGCACATGGACAACATTGTCGTGTACCACAGGGGCTCCAGGTCCTGTAAGGATGCTGCTGTGGGGACAGTCACTGAGACCAGGAATTCTGGGGTCAGCGTGACAGAAGCCATGCTTGGAGTCACCACTGAAGCTGACAAAGAAATTGAGCTGCAGCAACAGACGATAGAAGCCTTAAAGGAAAAGATCTACCGCCTGGAAGTACAGCTTAAAGAAACCACCCATGACCGGGAGATGACTAAACTCAAACAAGAGCTGCAGGCTGCTGGATCGAGGAAAAAGGTTGACAAAGCCATGATGGCCCAGCCACTTGTTTACAGCAAGATGGTGGAGGCCGTGGTGCAGACGAGAGACCAAATGGCTGGCAGTCATGTGGACATGGTTGACACGTGTGTCGGGACCTCTGTGCAAACAAATAGCATAGGCATCTCGTGTCAGCCTGACTGTGAGAATAAAGTCGTGGGGCCAGAGCTGCCCATGAATTGGTGGATTGTTAAGGAAAGAGTGGAAATGCGTGATCGATGTACTGGGAGGTCTGTGGAGACGTGTGACAAGAGCGTGGGAGTGGACATCAGTGTGTGCGAAACAGGCAGCAATACAGAGGAGTCTGTGAAAGACCTGACACTCCTCAAGACCAACCTCAGTCTCAAAGAAGTGCGATCCATTGGTTGTGGAGATTGCTCTGTCGATGTGACTGTCTGCTCTCCGAAGGAGTGCACCTCCCGGAGCATGAACACGGAGGACGTTAGCCAGGTGGAAGCTGCCGTCATGGCGGTGCCTCATACCACCAGCCAGCACACCAATACGATTTTGGAACAGGTAAACCAGTTCACCAACACTGAGACAGCCACCCTTACAGAATCCTGTACCAATACCTCCCTCAGCACTTCGGACAAGCAGACCAGCACCCAGACTGTGGAGATGCGGACAGTGGCTATAGGAGAAGGCCGCGTCAAGGACATCAACTCCTCTGCCAAGACACGGTCCATCGGAGTTGGAACAGTGCTCTCAGGCACTTCTGGGTTTGACAGGCCATCAGCTGTGAAGACCAAAGAATTAGGTGTGGGGCAGATAAATATTAATGACAACTACCTAGTTGGTCTCAAAATGAGGACTATAGCTTGTGGGCCTCCCCAGTTGACTGTGGGGCCAACAGCCAGCAGGAGGAGCATAGGTGTTGGGGACGAGCCTGTAGGAGAGTTCGAGgagagcccccagccccaggctccatCTAGAATGATGACTGGCTTGGATCACTACATCGAGCGTGTCCAGAAGCTGCTGGCAGAACAGCAGACGCTGCTGGCTGAGAACTATAGTGAATTGGCAGAAGCTTTTGGGGAACCTCACTCACAGATTGGCTCCCTCAACTCGCAGCTCATCAGTACCCTATCGTCGATCAATTCTGTCATGAAGTCTGCAAGCACTGAGGAGCTGAGGAACCTTGACTTCCCAAAGACGAGCCTGGGTCGAGTCACAG GAAATAATTTGGAATACACCTGTAAGTGTGGAAGCCTTCAGTCAGGAGGACTGTTGAACACACAGACATCCCAGCATGAGCGAGAGGTGGGGACCGCAGACGAGAGGCCCATTGGCAGCCAGGATGCCTTCCTCGCTCAGGAAGGCACGCTGTCTCCAGTGAACCTGACAGACGACCAGATCGCCTCCGGCCTCTACG TATGTACAAATAATGAAAGTACACTGAAGTCCATCATGAAGAAGAAAGATGGTAACAAAGATTCAAACGGAGCCAAAAAGAAtcttcaatttgttggcattaaTGGAGG GTATGAAACAACTTCAAGTGATGATTCCAGCTCAGATGAAAGCTCTTCTTCCGAGTCAGATGACGAGTGTGATGCCATTGAGTACCCtcctgaggaagaggaggaggaagaggaggatgaagacACTCGGGGAATGGCGGAAGGGCACCATGCAGTTAATGTTGAAGGTTTCAAGTCCACCAGGGTGGAAGATGAAATGCAGGTTCAAGAATGTGAACCTGAGAAGGTGGAAATCAGAGAGAG gtATGAATTAAGTGAAAAGATGTTGTCTGCATGCAACttactgaaaaataatataaatgaccCCAAAGCTTTGACCAGCAAGGATATG AGATTCTGTCTGAACACCCTCCAGCACGAGTGGTTCCGCGTGTCCAGTCAGAAGTCAGCCATTCCAGCCATGGTGGGGGACTACATAGCCGCTTTTGAGGCCATCTCCCCAGACGTCCTCCGTCACATCATCAACATGGCCGATGGCAATGGCAACACGGCCCTCCATTACAGCGTGTCCCACTCCAACTTTGAGATCGTGAAGCTGCTCTTGGACGCTG ACGTGTGTAACGTAGATCACCAGAACAAGGCGGGCTACACCCCCATCATGCTGGCAGCCCTGGCTGCCgtggaagcagagaaagacatGCGGGTTGTAGAAGAACTCTTTGGCTGTGGGGACGTCAACGCCAAAGCCAGCCAG GCGGGGCAGACAGCCCTCATGCTGGCGGTCAGTCATGGGCGGATAGACATGGTGAAGGGCCTGCTGGCCTGTGGGGCTGATGTCAACATCCAGGACGACGAGGGTTCCACTGCCCTCATGTGTGCCAGCGAGCACGGGCACGTGGAGATCGTCAAGCTGCTGCTGGCCCAGCCGGGCTGCAACGGCCACCTGGAGGACAAC GATGGCAGCACAGCGCTCTCCATAGCCCTGGAAGCAGGACACAAGGACATCGCCGTTCTTCTCTATGCCCACGTCAACTTCGCAAAAGCCCAGTCTCCG GGCACCCCCAGGCTTGGAAGGAAGACATCTCCTGGCCCCACCCACCGAGGTTCATTTGACTGA